Part of the Enterobacter pseudoroggenkampii genome, CTGATCACCGGGCTGAATCAGCAGGGCTATCAGTTAGGGTTGTTCTCATCCGATGGCTTTAACAGCCCGCTCTACCGCCAGGCGCTGCTGTCTGATTTCTCACTGCCGACGGCACAAAATCAGTCTGATGCGCAGACCGCCAGCCAATGGATAAACTGGCTGCAGCGCTACGCCCAGGAAGATAACCGCTGGTTCTCATGGGTTGCCTTTAACGGCACAACGCTTGCAAACAGCAATAAGAGTGATTTTGCGCGCCGCTACGGCCGCGCGGCGGGTGATGTTGATGCGCAGATTGGTCGCGTGCTTGACGCGCTACGTGAGTCCGGCAAGCTTGATAACACCGTGGTGATCGTGACCGCAGGCCATGGCGTCCCGTTAGGTGACGAGACGAAGAGTATGAGCTGGTCACGCCCGAACCTGCAGGTTCCGCTGGTGATCCACTGGCCGGGCACCCCGGCGCAGCGCATCAATATGCTTACCGAGCATAAAGATGTGATGACCACCCTGATGCAACGCCTGCTGCACGTCAGCACGCCAGCAAACGAGTATTCGCAGGGCCAGGATCTCTTCAGCGCCGCGCGCCGCCATAACTGGGTCACGGCTGCGGGTAATAATACGCTGGTGGTGACTACGCCGAAGCTGACGCTGGTGCTGAACAACAACGGGAATTATCAGACGTATAACCTGCAGGGTGAACGACTGAAAGACCAGAAGCCGCAGCTGAGCCTGCTGCTGCAGGTTCTGACGGATGAGAAGCGCTTCATCGCTAACTGATTAATAATAAACCAGTTAGCGACGGATTCCCTTGCATTCAAAACGGAATCGAGTAGTATTCTTTTCATGCGTCGGCACGTAGCGCAGCCTGGTAGCGCACCGTCATGGGGTGTCGGGGGTCGGAGGTTCAAATCCTCTCGTGCCGACCAAAATCACATTGAAAACCAGCCTCTTATGGCTGGTTTTTTGTTACCGTAAAATTTTGATGGCGAAACGATGGTGAAATGATGGTTGAACCCTGCTTTAAATTGTCGGGCAATCATCGTTACCAACCCGGTTGAGACTGTGCGTTAGAACGCCATATACAGTTACATCATCCAGCGCGTCGCCTTCTATCGCTTCACCATCTTCAGTTATCAATGCTGCCCCGTATAGCTTTGCAAACTCGTTCCTGTTATCCATTCTTACCAGTAGCGTATCTCCCTGCTCAGGCCTCAGAGCAATGTTAATCACTGCCCAACCACAGGATGTTTCTATTACCCTGCAGTTCCCATCAATTCCGCATAGCAGATCGATAGTCAGTCTCTGTTCCTGATAATCCATTGCCGGTGAAGGAAATCCCATTAGAAAATCCTCCCCATGTTACGCAATATCCAATAGCGATTATCGCTTCCGTTTATCGTCTTATCGGCAAAATCTGGCTGGTATCGCTCAATCCATGAATTTGCATCTGCCTGGCTGAAATGCCAGTGCCTCTTCTGTAGTTCAGCGATGAATTTATCTGTATGCAGGTAGAGATAGCCCTTAGAGTTTTGCTGTATGGCTGCCCTGAAAGCGGTTTGTATATCTGCTATACGTGGCATAGTAACCTCAAATATTACTGTATGAATATACAGTAATATAGATAGGTGGCGTCGATCAATATGCAGGCAACAAAAAAACCCACCGAAGTGGGCTAATGCATTGCTAAATATGGTGTTTTAATTTCTCAATTCCTTAAGGAAAAGGAGGATTTTCGATGTCGCAAGGTTGACGAACATACCGGCAATACAACCAACTTCCACGCCTATTACTGGATGTACTGATACCATAAAACTATTAAGACAAAATTAAAAATATACTTCACGAATTTTTTAATGATTGCAGATTTTCAAGTGCTGATATTCTTGATTCCAAGCGTTCAGATCTTCTTCTCTGATAAGCTGCTTCCAGCCAAGCGCACTGATCAGGCCGAAGCCCCCATCTATCTCCTGCAGGCGCAACAACCTCAGGCTTACCATTTTTTGTTTCGTACTTTTCATCCCATTTGTCATAACAAAGTAAACCAAATTTTGTAGCGTCAATGCCATGACTCAGGAAAGCATCTCTAACCTGCTGGGCAACTGCACCGAAGTGCCAGCGGGCATCTTCACCCTTGCGATTTACCATTTCGATCCATTTAAAGGCCGAAATAGAAACGGTAGCCCATGCATCAAGAATAGTATCGATCTCATATTCCCCCAATTTATGGTCATCATTAAGAGAGGTTATTTGCGTCTTTTCTCTTTCATCAGATGTATTTATAGCCCCAGTGCCGCCATAAAAAACAGACCATCTATTTTCTGCATCACCATTCGGGGTATGATTATCATCACCAGGTGTGAACGCACTGAGAGTGGTAGCCTGAGGCTTTATTTTTGCTCTTACTGAACCACCTTGAATAAAAAGTATTGCTGTATCTTGGCTTACGCCAAGTGAAGCGCCTGAATTATCGGTATGCAAAAAACCGTAGTATGAAGTTGAAGGTGCAGAGCCACGGAAATGAATTGCAAAATTCGTATCAGCTTGCACTGGATCATACCCGAATCCTGCTGCACCCTTGTGGTACATTCTGGCGGAATTTGGCGCGTAGAACGTGTAACCAGTGGTTTGCCTAGTTTGATACGCTACGTTGATACCAGATGCTGCCTTTAAGTCTTCAAGATAAACGCCTGTTTGCTGTTCTAGTGTTCCTCCACCAAAAATAGAAACATCATTTATGAATATTCCTCTACGGTCTCCAACTGTACCTGATCCAGATATAGTTGGAGCAGAATAGTAACCATATGTATTATCAAGTCGATTAGATCCACGGTAACTAACACGGTCTTGGAAAGAGTGAGCATGATCCTGATGATGGCTACCGTAGATAATGACCGTTGAGTCAAATGCTCCGTAACCATCTATTGCAGTACCCTGACTTAAAACTGTTTTGTCAGAAAAGGCATGGCAGTTGAATGGTGTATTTGAAAGTAAGCGACTAACGTTTATAGAGTCACGTAATGAGTCTGGTAATGGCCAAACCGCGCCAGGTACCCCAACAGGCTGATCGCCAACTATAACATTGCCGAATGTTGATTTTACGGTAAGTGAAGGCATATCAACATGGCCTGTAAATTCATCTCCTGACTTTTTCACAGCCCCGTAAACAAGTGCAACACCCTTTCCTGATGCAGATGAGGCAAGTTCGGTTCTTAATGATGCATCACCTACACTGACCCATTTACCTGTACCAATACCCCCAGTGCTATCTGGTGTAGAACCAGGGGGGACTACTTTGGGTAGCGCCCCGTCCCATCGGTAATACTCGCCGTTGCTCTTCCACCGTAAGCACTCGTTAGCAAGGCTAATGGTGCTACCATCTTCAAAAGAATCCTTCGTGATATAGCCATAGTTCTGAATTGCCCTATTTACATCTTTTTCAAAACCATACCACGTTTTCCTTTGTCTCCCAAGGCGATCTGGATATGTCTCGTTTACCATGTCCAGAGATAAATTATCCAAATTTTCAGCGTTATCATATAGATCACGAGGGTCAATAGAACCAATCGGATTGCCTGTATTATAGGTTGTCATAGCTTCCTCAGAAATAAAAAAACCCGCCGAAGCAGGTTTGTTATTAACTATTATCTAAGCGACGTCGCCGGGGTAACTTGCATCGTCATACTGATATTTTGCTGGGTTGTACTGGATTGCCGTCACATCATTAGTTCCGTCACTTCCCGGTGATATCTCACCTATAAGAGCGTCATAACCAACGCGAGTTGAAGAACAGAACATCAGACGTGGTGGCTCAATTGAAGGATCCCCCATTATCCACGTTTCAGGCGATAGCGCGCTGCTGTATGGAACAGTCAGAGTAAAGTCATCTATCCGGGTTGGAACAAGCAGCGCTGATGCCATTCCCTCCTGATCACGAATTACAACCCGTGGATTTGGGAATGTCCAGTCAGGTGCTTCACTGAGTGTCAGCGTAATGATGCTGCTGTTATAACTCATCTCCTCAATCAGACAACTTAGCGTCTGGTTACCCGGTATATCATCTGTGAAAATTACCCTGTCCATAAACTCATAGCAGAGCGCGTCCATTTCAGTCGATGTGTCATGGGAAAGGCGCTGTAGCTGACCGCATCTGCAGAAAGCAAGCTGTCTGCCAGTCCCTTCGCCACAGCATCACTGCCACCGATATAGCTTTCCGCGTCCATCAGCTTCTGCACAGCGGCCATATCAAGGCCGGAGCGCGCGGCGTAGATGTCAGCCATAGCGGTATCGAAGGGTTCCAGTGACTGTGCCAGTTCTGCAAAATCATGGCGGTTTCCCATCGCGTAGACCCAGCAGTTGTGGATCATCAGGAAGGCACCGCGGCCAATCTGAATATCATCCCCGGCCATCGCAATTATCGAGGCGGCGCTGGCGGCAATGCCCAGCACCTTCACCGTTACACGGCCTTCGTATTCGCGGAGCAGGTTATAAATAGCCAGACCTTCGAACATGTCGCCGCCCGGTGAGTTGATATTCACCGTAACGTCGGCGCCGTTCATCGCCCGAAGCGCACCGGCAATACGTTTAGCGGTTACCCCTTCGCCCCAGTAGTCCTGCCCGATAACATCAAAAACAGAAATACTGTTATCGTCGGTGGCCGCCGCTTTGATCCCGCCGTCCCAGCGGTCCAGTGCGGACGGTAATGTTTCACAGGTAACGCGCGCGCAGGGGCGACCCGCCGGTGCTACCGGAAGTTGTTTTTTGCTCATCAGGAAAGTGCTCCTAAGCGGCCTGTTTCAGCGGAGATTGTTCAAAGGAAATATCGGGGAATACGTGGTTATGCAGCTCTCGCAGGGCCAGTGCCTGAACAGCAGGGTTGCTGCTTTCGAGATTTTTCAGTTGCGTCAGGTTGAGCTGAACAGTGTAAATATCGCCCCCTTCAATTGGCGGCATGTTCTCAAGACGACGAACGTCATTACGGGACATCCAGCCATTTTGAAGCGCGCTGGTATAGTATGCCGCGCGACCGGCACTATCGGCCCGCAGTAGACCTTCAACAGAGAACTCTGCAAACACTTCATCATCGCTGTCGAGTAAGCACCGGCCAATTTCCTGCTCAATATTCACCAGCAGCGGTCGAAGTGTATGAGTCAGAAACTGCAGGTTCATCCCTTCCAGGCTGGATGCCCAGCTGCTTTGTTTCGTGGTGTGACCAACCATGAAAGGCGGCACGCGAAACCAGCGGCAGATCTCCTCAATGCTAAATGCGCGGCTTTCGAGCATCTGAGCATCTTCCGGGTTCATGGTCACGCCCTGGTACGTCAAACCACCCTCAAGAACCATGATTTTCCCGGCGTTTTTCGAACCGGTAAACGCCGCCATGTAACCGCGAAGTTTTTCACGTTGAGTATCATCCAGAGCTTTATCAGAAGAGAGGAATCCTGAACTCTGCAGACCCTGTTCGAAGATTTTCGCCGCAGACTCTTCAACCGCCATTGCTGAACCGATCACATCCCGGCCAGTCTTCATCGGCATCATGCCGCAAACACCATCCAGACCGAACCCGCGAATGTGCATGATGCTTTTGACCGGAATGACGCGCTCGTTTCCGTTTTCAGTGTATTTGTATTCCAGCGCCCCGGTAGTGAGACGTTTAACCACCATGTTCTGCGGCAGTAAAGGCACCAGCGAAACCAGGCGGTTTGCGATGAATTTCTTCTCAATGAAGGCGTTCCCGCGCAGGCAAATACTGGCGACCACCATCAACATAAAGCGTGATGGTGTCATTTCTGAATTGGGTCGGCGGCACAGTATCGAATAGGCCGGATGATCGGTTGCCGCTTTACGCGAACCGTCAGGCTGTCGAACGTATATTTTCAGCGGAAGGGTTGAAATAGACTCGCTTAACAGTCTTACGCATGCCCACACAGCCGATAGCTGGATGGCTTTATCGGCCGTGACCACCTTTCCGCTGCTGCTGGTGCCAAACCATTCCTCCCAGAACGTGCCGGTAGTCAGGCTGATAGGCACACCAAGCCAGTTAAGCAGAGCGCTTTTCACCCTGCCTGGCTGTTTGTTTTTTTTCATCAGAAACCTACCATGATGGGATTATTGAAGAATCCGGAGAGATCCTGCTGGTCGTTGCCACCGTTAACCAGAACGCGGCTCATTGCAGTGAACAATGCCGCCGGGCCATCAATCTTGGCCTCTGGTGTGGACTTGTTAGGGAAAATGTTCTCGTTCCGGTCAGGTTTGACGGTTACGTTGGACATCATCCAGTTCATTACCGGGTGATCGCTGTGATGGAAGCGGCCACCGTATACCAGTGCTTCGACCTCTTTCATCGCCTCCGAGAAATTGCGAACCGTCTGCGGTACCTCCACCAGCGGCAGCCCTTCTTCTGCCAGCGCAAGGCTGAACTGCGTCGCACTCCACGGATCGAAGCCTATTTCTTTCAGACTTTCGCCAGCAACCCACACCTGCAGCTCTTCCTTAATCTGAGAATGGTCGATTACATCCCCGTCGGTAAGGATCAGCTTGTCCATCTCGGCCCACTTACGATAGAGCTCTGCCATCTGGCGTGAACACTTCTCAAGGCGTCCCTCTGGCAGCCAGAATTTAAAATCCGCATGAACGTGACCACCTGGCGCGCGCCAGACTTTAGCGGCTGCACAGATATCAATTTTGTTTGAAAGGTCAACGCCCACCCATGAGGGATAGGTTTTAAGTTCGTGCTGCGGGGCGATAAACTCGCATTTTTCC contains:
- a CDS encoding phage portal protein, whose product is MKKNKQPGRVKSALLNWLGVPISLTTGTFWEEWFGTSSSGKVVTADKAIQLSAVWACVRLLSESISTLPLKIYVRQPDGSRKAATDHPAYSILCRRPNSEMTPSRFMLMVVASICLRGNAFIEKKFIANRLVSLVPLLPQNMVVKRLTTGALEYKYTENGNERVIPVKSIMHIRGFGLDGVCGMMPMKTGRDVIGSAMAVEESAAKIFEQGLQSSGFLSSDKALDDTQREKLRGYMAAFTGSKNAGKIMVLEGGLTYQGVTMNPEDAQMLESRAFSIEEICRWFRVPPFMVGHTTKQSSWASSLEGMNLQFLTHTLRPLLVNIEQEIGRCLLDSDDEVFAEFSVEGLLRADSAGRAAYYTSALQNGWMSRNDVRRLENMPPIEGGDIYTVQLNLTQLKNLESSNPAVQALALRELHNHVFPDISFEQSPLKQAA
- a CDS encoding tail fiber domain-containing protein — encoded protein: MTTYNTGNPIGSIDPRDLYDNAENLDNLSLDMVNETYPDRLGRQRKTWYGFEKDVNRAIQNYGYITKDSFEDGSTISLANECLRWKSNGEYYRWDGALPKVVPPGSTPDSTGGIGTGKWVSVGDASLRTELASSASGKGVALVYGAVKKSGDEFTGHVDMPSLTVKSTFGNVIVGDQPVGVPGAVWPLPDSLRDSINVSRLLSNTPFNCHAFSDKTVLSQGTAIDGYGAFDSTVIIYGSHHQDHAHSFQDRVSYRGSNRLDNTYGYYSAPTISGSGTVGDRRGIFINDVSIFGGGTLEQQTGVYLEDLKAASGINVAYQTRQTTGYTFYAPNSARMYHKGAAGFGYDPVQADTNFAIHFRGSAPSTSYYGFLHTDNSGASLGVSQDTAILFIQGGSVRAKIKPQATTLSAFTPGDDNHTPNGDAENRWSVFYGGTGAINTSDEREKTQITSLNDDHKLGEYEIDTILDAWATVSISAFKWIEMVNRKGEDARWHFGAVAQQVRDAFLSHGIDATKFGLLCYDKWDEKYETKNGKPEVVAPAGDRWGLRPDQCAWLEAAYQRRRSERLESRISALENLQSLKNS